A stretch of DNA from Acropora palmata chromosome 12, jaAcrPala1.3, whole genome shotgun sequence:
GTGGTCTAGTAGGTGGCTGGCATCAGCTGGAAATGAGCCTTTTTTGCTAACCCTTATGCTAAAAAGGGTGAGTTATGGTTGGACTTACGAGAATGCAATGTAATAACACCATTTCTGGACACAAGTATCCCATCATATGCAAGTCTTAGTTCTccattcaattttatttagATAAAATGGGCTCCATTCTCAAAATTTGTTGATCTTTTTTCCCCCCAGATTGGAGCCAAGCGTATCCATCTTGTGCGTACTCGTGGAGGAAATAGAAAGTACCGTGCATTGAGACTTGAAACTGGCAATTTTTCTTGGGGAGCTGAGTGTAATGTCTTATTGAAAccttattttatttctgtagAAGAAAAACACTGCAACAGGAATGGTGTTTGGTCAAAATCTTGGCAAAACTGGACATTTTGGGACAAACCAGTTATTAGCTTTCGAAAGTTTTCAGAGGCCCACTAGTTGAGACTTGTGATACTAAAATTGAGCGGGAATAAAAGACAaggcaaaaaacaaattcccCACTTGCATCTAAAATATTTCATGCACAGATATCTAAAGTACATTATGTGAACTACTGGTAGGTAATATAGAGTGAAATTGGTGAAAGACGTGCTCTGTATTCTGAGCTgcaatatttttcttcttgtggGACAAAACTTAACTTGTGTTTGAACAACAGCAGCAGTATACCATTTTCCTGTTTGATACTTCACTTTGTAAATGTGCAAACCTTAGTGTGttcatattttgtttatttgttaagGGCAAGGTGATGTAAATCCCTGAAACGAGGAGTGTTAAACCGTTTTGGTGTTAAAGTCACTTCTATGAtgaatattgttttgtcaTAGTTACACTGATTGCCCTGACAGACagtctaaaataattatagccCATTAGTTGAGTTCAAGAAAATGTAGAAATTGCAATGGCAGATGAAGAAAGTATTATGAAATTCCATTTTCTTCCCTTTCTTGTCTTCTTTCCCCACCTAAGAAGTCAGCAAAAGCTCCATCTTTGCTGAGGAATGCAGGAAATGGAAAAGCTTTTTGTCAGAAGTCTATTCGTCAATTGTCTAGttggtgtgttttttttagATTGGCAGCTCCTTTTTACAAAGGTTTGAGGAGTTATTTAAGAAGAGTTTTCACAGAGTTATTTGGATTTTTACTATAGGTGTTACACGCAAGACTCGAATCATTGATGTTGTGTACAATGCTACTAGCAATGAACTTGTGCGAACAAAGACTCTTGTGAAGAACTGCATTGTGCAGATTGATTCCACTCCGTTCAAGCAATGGTTAGTTAAGATAAGAAGGTTTATTTTTCTAAGcatcttatgtaaattttagtATAATGCATCTGTGTTAAACCCTTCAATAAGAGATAAGAAAGTTGATTCACTATTAACGTTTGCTAGTtgctttttttcaacatttaaTATCAAAAAGGGGAGGGATAATTTTGTggttaccattattattatttcagtcTTTTCACTAAATTGTCCCTACTACCTTGGTTGCTTATTGTCAATCAATatctaaaataataattattgacaaaatcaaatttctttttttgtttctacaAGTTGTTAAATGTTTTATAAAATGTATTCTAACAGGTATGAGGCTCATTATGCACTTCCTCTGGGGCGCAAGAAGACAGCTAAATCGGTACGTCAGCTTATTcagatgaaaaatatttgttgaGAATGGTTCATAatatgaaaaaggaaaatctttGTTTGGGGTTTTGCTACTTAAGTATTAGCTTGTTGGCTAGTTCTTTCTCCTCCAAGAAATCTGCATGGAATGGCATAATCTGCTatctttggaatttttttcccagaatGAGAGCTTTTGCCAAGAATTTATATGTTTGGGCTCATTAGCAGTTTGGCGACATAGTTTATCCTGTTTGATGGCTTGACATTGGCTCTATAATAGGTCTATTAATATGTCAAAAATTATATTGACATCCTAGAGAATAGTCCTTTTTCTAAGCATTgaatgtttcaaaaaaatatttaagacaAGGCTACAACACACTTTCCTTTTAGGGGGATTCTGAGGAAATTGATGAGATCAACAAAACACGTTCAAAAAAAGCAATGGCAAAGATAGAGGAACGAAGAAAGTTGGCAAAACTCAATCCACAGCTTGAGGAACAGTTCTTGACGGGAAGACTTTATGGTAACACTtctgcattttgtttttcattacagAAAAGAACTTGTTTTAGACTCAATTTTGAATTCATCCTAGTGAAAACAGTCTAAGTATGTTAGCTGCTTAAATTGGTTTGCCTAACATGGGGCCTGTGGCACCATCAATCAATCTCATTGGATTCTCtttctacttttcttttcaacaaaCCCTTTAAGCAGTGTAGGTAACGTTGTTATAATGCTGACACCtggcaaatttatttcttgctACTTGAGTAGGTAGTTATGGTGgaacattaattattatctACAGTGAAAATAGAGTCTGTCAGTGCTTACAAGGGCATAGCCAGCTTCTTTACTTGTTATAGGCCTGTAAGAAATTTTAAGTGCCtttcaaaatttacaagtCATACTACTATTAAAAGTCAGGTGGGCAGGAAAAGAAGTGTAGGCCCAGTCCTGCAGGCTGTCTATGCCCATGGCTTAGGCATGTCTTTGTTGCCTTCTgccattttaaattatttgtttgtttgcatagcctgtgTATCTTCAAGACCTGGCCAGAGTGGACGATGTGATGGTTACATTCTTGATGGCAAAGAACTTGAGTTTTACATCCGAAAAATCAGGGCAAAGAAGGCCAAGTAAAATGTGCCTTGTAATTTGTACAAACTGAAAGAGCAATAAAGTGGATTTCAGAAAATGCTTTGTCTGGTGGTAGGATTACTCTTGGGTGGTTGTCCCAGTTGTGGACCAGCTTACTTTTCTAAGACTTCAGTCAATctctgttttcatttgtaaattATCTGGTCCACTTGAGATGACAGTTGGGCTGGTTAAGACTTAGTTTCCTGTTAGTTCCTGATAGGAAAATATGAAGTCcagaaaaaatgaagatggCAGAATATAAGAATAATGAAGACCTTTAACTGGAGGGAGGCAGAAATTTTTCAacacttccttttttttgtttgttttttttttttttaaatagcaaAGTTTCCCTGTTACGTGTTCATGTAACAACATGTTGATTGAGTGGTAATGTGTTTGTGTCCTTAAGTTTTTAGTCTTGGATCAACCCTTACTCCTGTCACAAAAATATGTCCATGTGAACTCTACAATGGGAAATAAAGGAATATAACCCAAACCTGAAAGTGATTTTATAAAACCTTGGTGGTATAGGCATGGAATGGTTCATGATTGTAAGTCCCAGATTTCTGGACACCATATTGAAAGAGTCATGTTTACTTGAAGAACAGCTCTGTCTGAAATCTCTAATCACAGGCATCCAGTGAActtgaatttgattgacaAGTGATGGGTATATAAAATGTCCCATTTTTATAGCAATTAAcatttttgaggaaaaaggataataattaatagtaTTGTCAATTTATTCACCCTGTAATGGTTTCACTCGTCCAGGGAATTGTGTGTTCTCCAGTGAGTGTACTGTGACTTACAGATCAAAAAGGAGATTAGTTTACAAATAATAGTGTCTCATGATCACAATAAGTGAACATCAGGATAAATGAATAAGTTGGGGATGCTTCTTGCAAGAAAGAGTAACATACATGCTAATCAGTTGTCTTAGGTGATTAATATACTAGAAAAATATGTAGCTTGTTGAACTCATCCATAACAATGTCCTAACAAATATTAGTGAG
This window harbors:
- the LOC141861144 gene encoding small ribosomal subunit protein eS8-like; this translates as MGISRSSWHKRRATGGKKKPIRKKRKFELGRPPANTKIGAKRIHLVRTRGGNRKYRALRLETGNFSWGAECVTRKTRIIDVVYNATSNELVRTKTLVKNCIVQIDSTPFKQWYEAHYALPLGRKKTAKSGDSEEIDEINKTRSKKAMAKIEERRKLAKLNPQLEEQFLTGRLYACVSSRPGQSGRCDGYILDGKELEFYIRKIRAKKAK